A window of the Brassica napus cultivar Da-Ae chromosome C5, Da-Ae, whole genome shotgun sequence genome harbors these coding sequences:
- the LOC106453052 gene encoding REF/SRPP-like protein At3g05500, whose product MAQTDINQPKLDMTKEEKERLKYLEFVQAAAVEALLRFALIYAKAKDKSGPLKPGVESVEGAVKTVVGPVYHKYHDVPVEVLKYMDQKVDVSVSELDRRVPPAVKQVSAQAISAAQIAPILARALATEVRRAGVVETASGVAKSVYTKYEPAAKELYASYEPKAEQCAVSAWKKLNQLPLFPRLAQVAVPTAAFCSEKYNDTVVMAAEKGYRFTSYMPLVPTERISKIFGDEKTETKPLEFHPLD is encoded by the exons ATGGCACAAACCGATATCAATCAGCCGAAACTAGACATG ACAAAGGAGGAGAAAGAGAGGTTGAAGTATTTGGAGTTCGTGCAAGCTGCTGCTGTTGAAGCATTGCTTCGCTTTGCTCTCATTTACGCAAAGGCTAAGGACAAGTCTGGTCCTTTGAAACCAGGTGTTGAATCCGTTGAAGGAGCTGTCAAGACTGTGGTCGGTCCTGTCTACCATAAGTACCACGACGTCCCCGTCGAGGTTCTTAAATACATGGATCAGAAG GTTGACGTGTCTGTGAGTGAGCTTGACCGCCGCGTCCCACCAGCGGTCAAACAAGTGTCTGCACAAGCCATCTCAGCTGCTCAGATAGCACCCATCTTGGCTCGTGCTTTAGCCACTGAGGTTCGACGTGCTGGCGTTGTGGAAACCGCATCTGGGGTGGCTAAATCCGTCTACACCAAGTACGAGCCTGCCGCTAAGGAGTTGTACGCAAGCTACGAGCCGAAAGCGGAGCAGTGTGCAGTTTCGGCTTGGAAGAAGCTGAACCAGCTTCCTCTGTTCCCGAGGCTGGCTCAGGTAGCTGTACCAACGGCTGCTTTCTGCTCTGAGAAGTATAATGATACGGTGGTGATGGCTGCAGAGAAAGGGTACAGGTTCACATCGTACATGCCTTTGGTTCCAACAGAGAGGATCTCAAAGATCTTCGGGGACGAGAAGACTGAGACTAAGCCGTTGGAGTTTCATCCTCTTGAttga
- the LOC106345645 gene encoding protein RALF-like 22 — protein sequence MNSRAIYAVVAILAIVISTVNASVGDFGGSLDFVRAGSSSLFSGCKGSIAECIAEEEEMEFDSDISRRILAQKKYVSYGAMRKNSVPCSRRGASYYNCQRGAQANPYRRGCSTITRCRR from the coding sequence ATGAACTCTCGGGCGATCTACGCCGTCGTAGCCATCCTCGCGATCGTAATCTCAACCGTCAACGCAAGCGTCGGCGACTTCGGAGGCTCCCTTGATTTCGTACGAGCCGGATCTTCTTCGCTCTTCTCCGGATGCAAAGGATCCATCGCTGAGTGTATAGCTGAGGAAGAGGAGATGGAGTTCGACTCCGATATCAGCCGGCGCATTCTAGCGCAGAAGAAGTACGTTAGCTACGGTGCGATGAGGAAGAACAGTGTGCCTTGCTCGCGCCGTGGAGCTTCGTATTACAACTGCCAGCGTGGCGCTCAGGCGAATCCTTACCGCCGTGGATGCAGCACCATCACAAGGTGCAGACGTTGA
- the LOC106453051 gene encoding cell cycle checkpoint control protein RAD9A, producing the protein MEFSISGNGLKTFARSIICLARVGNELVVQASPTQLGLHTLNASRSAYQSITLESSFFDAYAVQGPQAHFSVLLKAVCSVLRTPVASIDHMTVQLPDHDASKVKWALECYSGMKKTYWITCNVEPDIQHLSLDRSRFPSSLVVHPRNLSKLLGNFQSSLQEITIIATDQTSFPSDAASEIGGKAVEFRSYVDPTKDGDSLLHTKLWIDPSEEFLQYTHAGDPIDITFSLKELKAFLSFCEGCEADIHLFFEKAGEPILMAPKFGLGDGSSSSFDATLVLATMLVSQLQEGVPAGPPEAANSTGGLAAEQVGSEPQERSRQSAFEHPSDHTRVWSELSGTGTKSVSGSGERPQAQGQPDVNIQRIRDMEISKDGPAGDNAPGPSNSQRPTQMDHAEGSRVRAENNQSFSQRHPSNWVDASEDEDEDDGVEATPPHNEDY; encoded by the exons ATGGAGTTCAGTATAAGCGGCAACGGGCTCAAGACCTTCGCTAGATCCATAATCTGCCTCGCTCGCGTCGGCAACGAGCTCGTCGTTCAAGCTTCCCCCACACAG TTGGGATTGCACACTTTGAACGCTTCGCGTTCTGCGTATCAGTCTATCACACTCGAGTCAAGTTTCTTTGATGCTTATGCTGTTCAAGGGCCTCAAGCTCATTTCAGCGTCCTTTTGAAG GCTGTTTGTTCTGTTCTTAGGACACCTGTCGCCAGCATTGATCATATGACTGTGCAGTTGCCAGATCATGACGCGTCTAAGGTCAAGTGGGCATTGGAGTGTTACAGTG GTATGAAGAAAACATATTGGATTACTTGCAATGTGGAACCAGATATTCAGCATCTGTCGCTTGATAGGAGTAGGTTTCCTAGCAGTTTAGTTGTGCATCCTCGGAATCTGAGCAAGTTGCTTGGGAACTTCCAGTCATCCCTCCAAGAGATTACAATAATCGCTACAGACCAAACTTCTTTTCCCTCTGATGCTGCAAGTGAAATTGGTGGGAAAGCTGTTGAGTTTCGGAGCTATGTGGATCCAACCAAAG ATGGTGACTCTTTGTTGCATACTAAGCTATGGATAGATCCATCGGAAGAATTTTTGCAGTATACTCACGCAGGTGATCCTATTGACATCACATTTTCCTTGAAGGAACTAAAG GCCTTTCTTTCATTCTGCGAGGGCTGTGAAGCTGACATTCATCTCTTTTTTGAAAAAGCTGGCGA GCCAATACTGATGGCTCCAAAATTTGGGTTGGGTGATGGGTCAAGCTCAAGTTTTGATGCCACACTCGTTCTCGCGACGATGCTTGTGTCTCAGCTTCAGGAAGGGGTTCCGGCAGGACCTCCGGAGGCAGCGAACTCCACAGGCGGCCTTGCTGCCGAGCAAGTAGGATCAGAGCCTCAAGAACGGTCTAGACAGAGTGCATTTGagcatccatctgatcacacaCGAGTTTGGTCTGAACTTTCAG GAACTGGCACCAAGAGCGTTAGCGGTTCTGGAGAGAGGCCACAGGCTCAGGGACAACCAGACGTGAATATCCAAAGAATTAGAGATATGGAAATATCAAAAGATGGACCAGCTGGAGACAATGCTCCCGGACCTTCTAACTC CCAACGTCCCACACAGATGGATCACGCGGAAGGATCTCGAG TACGAGCTGAGAACAACCAAAGCTTCTCCCAGCGCCATCCTAGTAACTGGGTAGACGCAAGTGAGGATGAAGACGAGGACGACGGTGTTGAGGCGACGCCACCTCATAATGAAGATTATTAA
- the LOC125587967 gene encoding formin-like protein 11 — MVYFRQIFLMIIVVAISLQCCSICADERYRTQIGKLVGEDGGGKRKFAVFEKFRALLDLIKPSTPPRRNLATSPWPAPSPSPFPNGGPVESPAYSPAPQRPIPPHLGRPLPQRTHPPGQHETQSRKHEKGGVFVPLVVSTACGIGFVVCVVVVLCLCSRVRKKNGKTLSFKRKQRKSQKVSINPTLDFLYLNSVGVDLERQSSVPVKETENNDELREEEVKTSVETEILLDSDNAGSYSTKEIVSVQENGDDKTEHSVSASEEDDESFHSVGGGSQYSNPRLSNASSSSVSGIGSSQRFSERELDIPEHSGISHPPPPPPPPLPHFSNRGLLHTLSSQETAKPQTLSSQLSAKVSASSSKPLPPPPPPPPRSLQQPQVTNKTPPPPLSLDFSQRTPLGKDGAPLPKLKPLHWDKVRATPDRTMVWDKIRTSSFEFDEEMIESLFGYTMQTSSKNEEGRCKTPSPGKHLLEPKRLQNFTILLKALNATADQICSALGKGEGLCLQQLEALVKMVPTKEEELKLCSYKGAVDELGSAEKFLRALVGVPFAFQRAEAMLYRETFEDEVVHLRNSFSMLEEACKELKSSRLFLKLLEAVLKTGNRMNVGTIRGGAKAFKLDALLKLSDVKGTDGKTTLLHFVVQEISRSEGIRVSDSIMGRIMNQRPNKNRTAEEKEEDYRRMGLDLVSGLNTELRNVKKTATIDLEGLVSSVSNLRDGLEQLRCLASNEENRAFVSSMSSFLRYGEKSLEELREDEERIMERVGEIAEYFHGDVRGDDKNPLRIFVIVRDFLGMLDQVCRELRCVRVPNSPSPLAPFR, encoded by the exons ATGGTTTACTTTCGTCAGATCTTTCTCATGATCATTGTAGTGGCAATATCATTACAATGCTGTAGCATTTGTGCAGATGAGAGATACCGGACCCAGATCGGAAAACTCGTCGGAGAAGACGGTGGCGGGAAGAGAAAGTTCGCGGTTTTTGAAAAGTTCAGAGCTTTACTCGATTTGATCAAACCCTCTACTCCCCCGCGAAGAAACCTCGCCACGTCTCCTTGGCCGGCTCCCTCGCCGTCTCCGTTTCCAAACGGTGGTCCAGTGGAGTCTCCGGCGTACTCTCCAGCTCCTCAGCGGCCAATCCCGCCGCATCTCGGCCGTCCGCTGCCTCAACGGACGCATCCGCCGGGACAACACGAGACTCAGAGTCGGAAACACGAGAAAGGTGGAGTTTTTGTACCTCTGGTCGTTTCAACGGCTTGTGGGATCGGTTTCGTGGTTTGCGTAGTTGTGGTGCTCTGTCTCTGCTCGAGAGTCAGAAAGAAGAACGGTAAAACGCTGTCGTTTAAACGGAAACAGAGGAAGTCTCAGAAGGTTAGCATAAACCCGACTCTCGACTTCTTGTATTTAAACTCGGTCGGTGTCGATTTGGAGAGACAGAGCTCTGTTCCCGTTAAAGAAACGGAGAATAATGATGAGTTGCGTGAAGAAGAGGTTAAGACAAGCGTGGAAACGGAGATTTTATTAGATTCGGACAATGCTGGTAGTTACTCAACGAAAGAGATTGTGTCGGTGCAAGAAAATGGTGATGATAAAACAGAGCACTCTGTTTCTGCTTCAGAGGAGGATGATGAGTCTTTTCATTCAGTTGGTGGTGGCTCTCAGTATTCAAATCCAAGACTCTCGAacgcttcttcttcctctgtctcTGGTATTGGATCCTCTCAACGCTTCTCAGAACGGGAACTAGATATTCCTGAGCATTCAGGAATATCTCATCCgccgccgccaccaccaccaccgcttcCGCATTTTTCAAACAGAGGACTTCTTCACACTCTGTCTTCGCAGGAAACGGCTAAACCGCAGACGCTTTCGTCGCAGTTATCAGCAAAAGTTTCTGCTTCATCCTCTAAACCTCTGCCGCCACCACCGCCGCCGCCGCCACGGTCGCTACAACAACCTCAAGTAACGAACAAGACGCCGCCGCCTCCTCTGTCTCTTGATTTCTCTCAACGTACACCGTTAGGTAAAGACGGAGCTCCGTTACCTAAGCTGAAACCACTTCACTGGGATAAAGTGAGGGCTACACCGGACAGAACCATGGTCTGGGATAAGATCAGAACAAGCTCTTTTGA ATTCGATGAAGAGATGATCGAGTCTCTATTTGGGTACACAATGCAAACCTCCTCGAAGAACGAAGAAGGGAGGTGTAAGACTCCATCACCAGGGAAACACCTTCTTGAACCTAAAAGACTTCAGAACTTTACCATTCTCTTGAAAGCTCTAAATGCAACAGCTGATCAAATCTGCTCTGCCTTGGGGAAAG GGGAAGGCTTGTGTTTACAGCAACTAGAAgcgttggtgaagatggtgccgactaaagaagaagaattaaAGCTGTGTAGCTACAAAGGAGCAGTTGATGAGCTTGGCTCGGCTGAGAAATTTCTCAGGGCGCTTGTGGGAGTTCCATTTGCGTTTCAAAGAGCTGAAGCAATGCTTTATAGAGAAACGTTTGAAGACGAAGTGGTTCATCTCAGAAACTCCTTCTCAATGCTTGAG GAAGCTTGCAAGGAGCTGAAGTCAAGCAGATTATTCCTGAAGCTTCTAGAAGCTGTCCTCAAGACTGGTAACAGGATGAATGTAGGAACCATACGCGGCGGCGCAAAAGCCTTCAAGCTTGACGCTCTCCTCAAGCTATCTGATGTCAAGGGCACAGACGGAAAGACAACTCTGCTCCACTTCGTCGTGCAAGAGATATCTAGGTCCGAGGGAATCAGGGTTTCAGACAGCATCATGGGACGGATTATGAACCAgagaccaaacaaaaacagaacagCCGAGGAGAAAGAGGAGGATTACAGAAGGATGGGGCTAGATCTCGTCTCGGGTCTTAACACTGAGCTACGTAACGTGAAGAAGACGGCAACGATTGATCTTGAAGGACTCGTTAGCTCGGTGTCGAATCTGAGAGACGGGCTAGAGCAGTTGAGGTGTCTAGCGAGCAACGAAGAGAACAGAGCGTTTGTTAGTTCGATGAGCTCGTTCTTGAGATACGGAGAGAAGAGCTTGGAGGAGTTGAGGGAAGACGAGGAGAGGATTATGGAGAGGGTTGGAGAGATCGCTGAGTATTTTCACGGAGACGTGAGGGGCGATGACAAGAACCCGTTGAGGATCTTTGTGATTGTTAGGGATTTTCTTGGGATGTTGGATCAAGTCTGTAGAGAGCTGAGGTGTGTTAGGGTTCCCAACAGCCCTAGCCCTTTGGCTCCATTTCGATGA